In Lepidochelys kempii isolate rLepKem1 chromosome 10, rLepKem1.hap2, whole genome shotgun sequence, a single window of DNA contains:
- the MRPS34 gene encoding small ribosomal subunit protein mS34, whose product MARKKLYRPIAAMAKKIREYRALKNRPRDSQRFALDYETMIRPFTNKRLPVLAWEDVKNENRLFTLLCQLRLFGIGRMVTRKYWLWQYDEPCYWVVTKVRVDYTAETLDHGKAWGYLTFRGKTYNEVKEIDKVMYHDWRMVPKHEEEAFKKCTPVCMETIQCVPYPPLLRAMILAQRQKEGNLNTEEPLIDLEKIISFTKDYFQNQKKAKGTPV is encoded by the exons ATGGCTCGTAAGAAGCTGTACCGCCCAATCGCCGCCATGGCCAAGAAGATTCGTGAGTATCGGGCACTGAAGAACCGTCCCCGAGACTCCCAGCGGTTCGCCCTGGATTACGAGACCATGATCCGACCCTTCACGAACAAACGCCTGCCCGTGCTGGCCTGGGAGGATGTGAAGAACGAGAACCGCCTCTTCACGCTGCTTTGCCAGCTGCGGCTCTTTGGCATCGGCCGCATGGTCACCCGCAAGTATTGGCTCTGGCAGTATGACGAGCCCTGCTACTGGGTCGTTACCAAGGTCAGGGTGGACTACACAGCTGAG ACTTTGGATCATGGGAAAGCCTGGGGATACCTGACATTCAGAG GCAAGACATATAATGAAGTGAAAGAGATTGACAAGGTGATGTATCATGACTGGAGGATGGTGCCCAAACACGAAGAGGAGGCCTTCAAGAAATGTACTCCAGTGTGCATGGAAACCATTCAGTGTGTGCCATACCCCCCTCTACTCCGAGCCATGATCCTTGCGCAAAGGCAGAAGGAAGGAAACCTTAACACAGAGGAACCACTGATTGATCTGGAGAAAATCATCTCCTTCACAAAGGACTACtttcaaaatcagaaaaaagCTAAGGGGACACCAGTGTGA